In Rhodanobacter denitrificans, the sequence GCGCAAGCTGGAACAAGGCGAAGGTTCGAGCAGTCTGGCCACCTTGTTGCGGGCGATGGAGGTGCTGGGGCTGGATCACGACCTCGACCTGCTGGCCAAGGAGGACGAACTCGGCCGCCGCCTGCAGGACATTCGACAGGTGGGTGCGCCGCGCGGCAGGCGCAAGTCGTGAGTGCGCGCTCGGAAACCGTACTGGACGTGGTGCTGGACGACGCCACGCTCGGGCCAACCATAGCCATCGGCAGCTTGCGTTGCGAGCGGCACGGTGGCAGCGAGGCGATCAGCTTCGCTTACCACCGCGACTATATCGAACGACGACGGAGCGTGGCCATCGCGCCCGACCTGCCCC encodes:
- a CDS encoding helix-turn-helix domain-containing protein, which codes for MPKRTPPIFPAAAERLTALGARLRAARLRRRMTQAALAARADVSLPTLRKLEQGEGSSSLATLLRAMEVLGLDHDLDLLAKEDELGRRLQDIRQVGAPRGRRKS